From the Juglans microcarpa x Juglans regia isolate MS1-56 chromosome 7D, Jm3101_v1.0, whole genome shotgun sequence genome, the window actatatgaaaaatagattCTTCACCTAGCTAGTAGCTTGGGGTGCAAATTATAAACGCCTAATAGAAAGCAAAGATTACACCTTGATTGAAaatggtaaaataaaattaaaaaaagttaggaTTATAACGATttattagagcattggcattggattgatcatcctatttttcaaattttaattaatatgtaactttttcacttttagctaatcatttaaaacttgaagtctatattggattagtcatcacactctctataataataaaatattattatttatatttttttaattaatttatattttatttttttatttttataatcttcaataacctccaacaattatattcattttcattttcacaatctaacaatgtataatataataatctcatatgtatatagatgataaaatctcatatctataatataataatttcaaaaaatacttttcatatttgaaaagaagaatgaatttactgtagcttatagtttggatgaaaataatttagctaattcaatgtggaacacatatggatgatatttgctaaatttgaagataaaaaaacatttgattaattcaatgccaatgctcttatatGTTGCTGAAAGtcataaaaatattaccaaGTTATACGGCTACAACAACAATAAGATTGAATTGTATGATTCGAAGTTCAGGTTCAATGGCAGCAGTGTGTGGGATATCTCCTATGATATCGGCGTTATCGGTGAATCCTAGTAAGCCCACAACTCCCATATATTTACTTCCTCGATTTCCAGATAAATGTGGTAGAAGTCGAGATTGGAGAGTGCCTGTTGAAGCTCCTTCACAGTTTTGGTTGCTACATGTTGGCAATGCTTTTGAGGTTAAGGATGTCAATGGGGATTCAGAGATCCAAATACTGGCAGCCACTTGTTCTTACCAGTGGTTCAACTTTCAAAAACTATTTGGTACgtacgtatttttttttcctgcaattttattttattttattgctggTTAATGGAAATTTTCTCAGGGTGATAATGTGATATTAATACTGGGTTCAAGTACTAAAGTCTCTAGCCAAAGTAAATTTGAATTATAACCATAACCACAAAGAATTGGATTCAAATATTGTAATACTAAATgggaataaaattatatataagcatATATACCACAAACGAGAGTTGGGGCATGGGAGAAAGTTATCAGGGAGTTTATGATCTCAGCCTCTGCATTGTTCAGTTTTAACTTTGGAGCATGTTAATGCTGGCTACTGCCATGAGCCATAAAGCCATGCTACACATcttttgacagaaaatattttaacctaCTCATTTTACAGGATATAATTGGCAAAATGGTAAGCTAGACCCTTCTGCTATGAATGTCAACGGAGGTGAAAATGAGCCGATGGCACGTCTTGTTCAGGTTCTCTATCGTCATTTATTAAGTATTTAGTACTCTCTGAAAAATTCATGCAAgtagtaataaatattgtaaggcTTACTTAATGTGCCTCTATCCTGATTGAGACCCTCAAATTCAAAGACACGAAGGATCCTCTTGAAATGGATCGATGGTATAAAGTACGTATGAGGTACACCCTGCAAGATCCATCTGGGGAAGGTGGGCAGTTGTATTTCATTTCAACCATTGAAATTCTCAACAATCATCTTCCCCACAcctttttttatcctttttttacctatataaaaaaagagtatGAGGTGCTTTAGCCATCTCATCTGTCAACAAGACgtaaaatgatcaaaatatccATCATTTTATTCTAAGTCAATACTCTTCATCTCACTGATTCTATTCCTAAATTCAGAGGAAATCTTTTTCCATTTGGGTGTGTTCACTGCTCATATATATACATCAATGCTTATACGTACCAGTTAGATAGCACATTCTATAAAACGCTTATAAAAATGGCAAACGCGGTAGCCCAGCATAATCAATATAGAAAGTGTATGaaatttccaatcaataaaACGAGTCGACCTAATTCATGTATGCATGCAGGTATTCATTCAACTGGATACCAATGGGAACATAAAAAGATGTAGTGTGGAGCCTTTGAATCAGAGGAAAGACTCGTCAGATTTTCCTGCTATTAACCCAGTCTTTTCTGGGAGCAGGAACAAGTACATTTATGCAGCATCTTCTTCTGGGTCTCGCACAACATTGCCGCACTTTCCCTTTGATACCGTGGTGAGGCTGAACCTGTGCAGCAAATCTACCCATACATGGTCTGTCGGTAATCGGAGATTCATTGGCGAGCCTATTTTTGTCCCtaaaggagatgaagaagacgATGGATACCTTCTTGTGGTTGAGGTGAGCAATCATGTCTTGATCACAATGTGCAACAAAACCAAATCatcttttctctcatttcctattcaaatttgagaatttaaGTGGGAGATCGATGAATAAACATATGAACCGGATCTtacaacatatttatatattaagcaTTTAATACTGTTTGAAAAACTCACGctaatagtataataaatattgtgggGGTTCACTTCATAACATGGTTAAGTGATTAACCTTGGATGTCTAGAAGATGAAAACATGAGACATGTTCATCTATGAAACAGAATCAATTGGTCATGGATGACATTTACTTGCATTATGGGTTTATTTTGATCATCAACTGTATGCTAAtgtctttctctcttcttttttcccctccTCCATTTTGCAGTATGCCGTTTCAGTACAAAGGTGCTATCTTGTAATTCTCGATCCTAAGAGGATTGGGGAAGACAATGCACTCGTAGCAAGACTTGAAGTCCCCAAACACCTGAATTTCCCTCTCGGTTTTCATGGTTTTTGGGCTGCTGacaattaattagtttttgatattattaagaTTCTGGGATCTctgtatatatttttggattctTGTAATGTTAAGTTGCTTCTTTTTGCTAGCCCGAATTCAATATCAACTAGCTcagagaaaataatattttccattcactGAATTTTCCCTGGAGGTAATGATAGAGAAAGTCAGaacaaataaattgagatgagttgatgtgaatTTCAAATCCAAATAGGGAGTTGAATAATCATAAGAATGAGATCATCAGAAATAAAATGACTCATATTTATTAGAGTTCTCTTTCAACTTTGTTTCTTTCCCCTTTCCTTGatcaaataaaaatgttaaagatCCAATAAAAATTTCAGGCAAATTATTTCCTTGATCATATACTTGGTTAATTGTTTTTAGTccaaaattcataaataaaatccctatatatatatattaaaaaaattaatctcgaCGTCGTTTTAATACAAGTTGATTTGTAAATGTAACCACCACGTCGTTTCGCTGTTAAAACTTTAGACTGTGGATTGAAGAAGTGAAGCATCGGGTCTGCCCAAAGTTCCATTCGCATGCTTCGTGTCTCTGGtttcacatctctctctctctgatctatTTGGGTTCTCTTTTCGTTTATTTTTTGGGGCGAGATCAGATGGCCGATGGGAACACGCACCCGCAGTCGCGGTACGTGAAATTGACGAAGGATCAAGCACCACTGGAAGAAATCACCCCGGGAGAGCTCAACCAGCCAATTCAAGTCCCTCAGGTCATCCATTTTTGAAAATCCTAATTCGCGTCTTAGAGTCACTACATTTATTGACATTTTGGTTGTGTCGTTTTTGTGTATTCTCGTAGGGGTTtgtttgttgtattatattgtgCATTTTTCGTCGACGGCCCGATgtttacttgattttttttttatttattctatgaTACCGatctttggtttttttgtgtTGTATTGGAGTTAGATCTTGctctgtttggttgccgagaaaaatgtttggaaaagGTATTTGAGGGAGCGGTCGAAAACAATGGAATTTGTATGGTTGAATGCATTATTAATCGTTCCACTTCCAGTTTGACCTTTTTCTTTCAAGCTGAACTAAGGGTTAGTATCCTGATGAATTTCCGTCCTAGAGTAACCATTTTTCGCGTAGCAAAAAGGCATTCAACTGTTTGAGTGTGATTCTTCGGCTTGTGAACATTGAACTTATAGTCATTTGTCTGTGCATTCATGATATTTGCTTAATGGGGCTGGCTTTCATTGATCATATGAAAAAATGTTCTATTTATTTTCCACAATCATTGATTTTGCACCGTGCCTGAAATTCTTAGATTCCATTTTCCACACACGCACCATGCAGAGAAAGATGTTCGTTGTCTGTCTACAAACTCTGAATAATCATTCAAACAAAATCTGCAGCTTTCTCTAACTTCCCAATCTCTCCCTCCCAACACAAACGGTTTTATTTTGACATTCCAAAGCAGAATATGAGATTCCATTTCATGGGTTATTATCCGCATATAATTTGAGTATTATTTAtgctttaatattttaatccaGAATTCATCTCCTATTTGACAGTTAATCGTTCATAAATGTAATGAATGTGGTCAACCACTGCAGAAAGCTATCAGCCACCTGCTGATGAAGATTGGACAACTGGGATTTGTGGCTGTGCTGATGATACTGAAAGTTGTAAGGGCCCCATTGCTTTACTTTTATTGAGTTGGCATTCAAACTTTGAATTACAAGCCCCGTTCAGTTTTTGTGGAATTCATAATATGGCACATTTATGGTAAGTCTAGAAGTTGTGTTtgctgattgtttaaattgagATTGGATACTGATGGAAAGGGTTAGATGAGGTCTGCATTGGAGAGTTCTGTCATGGATGCATTGGTGAAAACTTTTACAGAAAGGGAACGCCTAGGAAAACAACTAGGAAATAGAATCCACAAAAATTGTGGCCTATTTGATACCTATATTACCGGGTaggtattataatttatatacagaTATAATTATGGGGCAATGAAAGTGTGTGATTGTACTTGAGTGAATCATACTTATCTGTTGTTAGATTGAAATAGATTATAGCTAATGTAACACATATGCTgcctcaaatttttttttttgataagtaataagaagttttattgaaacaagtaaataggcatagcccaattacataggaagtatacaagtaAAAACACATAAATACAAGCTAGGAGCTAGTAGAagctaaaagaaaatcatgaaaattatccCCATTCGGAATGAGAACATTCGCCCAAAGACACAAAGTTcgaaagaaaaactctctaatTCCTCCAAATGAACGTTCTCTATCTACAAACCACTGcccattcctttccaaccataagCACCACATCAAACAACTAAGTTTTTTCATTAACCAACACCTCAGTTACGTTCAAGTCCGAGTTGATTGTATTCTTCTATTCTTCTCGTTGAACACTATCCATATGagcattattatataatataccagAATAACATTCTGCTTCCACATATGTAAGCATACTTTCAATAAAAGTGAAGAGAATTGTTCTTCTCAAGATCATGATACTAGGAGTACTAGGAACTGCAACTTTCTTTTGGATTTGGCCAACTGCAGCTGTTTAatgtgcaagaaaaaaaatctacttccTTGGTGGGTTATGAGGCTATATTACTCACACAGGAAGTGCATTTTAGAGATGCTAATTTTCCGCTGAATCGTATATCATAGACTGCTTAAATTTCAGAACACATAGTAGAAGGGCTAGAAATGATTTCCTTGTAAGTCCATTTCGAAGCGAGCGGACATTCGAGGACAAGGAGAGATCGGTGGAGGagctaaaagttttattttttagaactctttgtacttgggctattgTTATGGACTTTAATGACATGGACTTACATGATTTCCTTGCTTCTAATGCGCCTACTTAGCTAGGGCATAAGAGTTTTGTAATTGGCATTTTGCccattcttttattaataaaatctgtttatttatcaaaaaataaaaaaataaaaaaaatagaaggctaGAAATGGAAGAGCTGTGTAACTACCTTTTGGGGTTTCTCTACTTTGTTCGTTCTTTTCATGATTGTTGATCGTTCTAAAGTCATTGAGGTCATGTTGCAGGTTGGACTGGACTCTTCTGCCCATGTGTATTGTTTGGGCGTAATGTTGAAGCTTTGCAAGAAATTCCGTGGACCAATGCATGCGTTTGTCATGGCATGTGTGTTGAGGGTGGACTTGCACTTGCAGCAGCAACAGCTCTCTTACATGGTATTGATCCTAAGACATCATTTCTCATTTGTGAGGGCCTGTTTTTTGGTTGGTGGATGTGTGGCATCTACACTGGTCTATTTCGACAATCATTGCAAAAGAGATATCATCTCAAggtaatttcaattttctcttgTTAGTATCTTGAATTTCATCCCTTGCAAAAAGCCAAAAGCCAGATCACGCATTCTCTTGAATTTGGAATCACCTGCATATAGACAAGCTCAGATATGTAGTCCACTTATGCTTTCAGCGTTTTGCACTATATGAGAACTATGGAAATGTAGATGGCCTGTGAATATATGGAGGTTTAGGTTCACTTTTATTCCCTTTTCTAATTATTGCCTGCATtgtattttcagattttttctctcttaattcatgagattctattcAGGCAATAATGGAAGGTAACAAATGAGAAAATCCTCTGAAGAAggattttttctctcttgatgagattttttctctcttaattCTCTCTTCTATTCAGGCaagaagaataaggaaaaaatgaaacaacaaaatgtcaaaatcctTAGTTGGAACCAACAAACGCTTTTAAGTTAAGAAGGATACCATATCCTCGGAAGACAAGTTGTCCAGGTTACTCTTTAAATAACAAACCTGTTACCATGTCCATTGCGATGTGCTTAATGTGATTACTTAATCATAAGAGTAACTTGGCTTTGGCAATGTATGACTTTAGTATGGTTTTAGACAACTGATCATGACATGTTGAgcttctgattttgttttggacACCCTGAAGATTCATTTGGTACTGAAAGCAAGGGgaacttttcattttcacatAGCATCATTTCCAGATGTGCTCGTGGCTGTGTGCTGACTCGTTGTGTTGCTTGTTTGCAGAACTCACCATGCGACCCCTGCTGGTGCACTGCTGCATGCATTGGTGTGCCATATGTCAGGAGCACAGGGAGATGAAGAACCATTTATCTGATAATGCTGCTGTGGCCATGACCGTTGTTAATCCTCCACCAGTTCAAGAAATGAACGCTGGTGAGGAGTCTGTGCCATCCGCCCCCGAAAATGGAAAACAGAGCAATTTGGAGATTCAGCCTTTGTAgtgttttcaattattttatgcaGGACCCCAAAGAAATTTCCTTCCGTCATTTCTATTTCTGTTTCTGGGTCAAGTGGATCAACATGCACAGAGCCTTACATCAaagtgctttatttatttaatttttcttggtgtTTAAAGAGTATTATACATCAACATTACTGGATTGCCATGAATAGCAACAATATTAGCCAGATGATTCTGAACATCAATTAATCAAACAACACGTTATCTACGAGATAACATGATGTTTGGTGAATGGGACGGTTAGAGCCAACTGGTTTGCCTCAAATCATTCACCATGACAGTATTTCTTTGGAATGCAGTATAAATAACTCCCTGTATACTTCGTGTGGCCTGTTTTCATAATCATCTTGAAGCTAAGCCAATTTTGGGTAACCTTTCACACACacaccaccaccccccccccccccccccccccccgccgccgttttctttccttcttttgttGGCTGGGTCAAAGTGCAACATTGCGGTTGATGCAAATGAACTATTTGTTCACCTGTTTTCTAAACTTTTGTTAAAAATACAGTTCGCACAACACGTAGCTGAACAATTTTCGTGGGTCTTAAAAAAAGGGTCTAATTGTAAAATCAacctaaattttatatttttataaattttagtttttcaaaacttttacaaaattaaggttgcatttaaatgttaaactgagttaaGTTCTCTATGactagtaatgagttgagatggtgaggtgaattttgtgaagttcacttaagatgagtttaaatgtgtttggatattaatatgattttagatatatttatagaaagttgaaaaaagttattagtttcacgtgtaaagaaatattgaattgaaaaagattgtggatctacatataaattttttttttaaattaaaataaatttaataatttaaaaattaaatatttagatgatagaaaaaatttaaatttaaaccaAATTCAATTCAACTAAGTGCAGTACAACAACAAATCGacttcaacttaaaaaaaagcAACCATCAATTTtcgcttaaaaaaaaaatatggaacattggaatttacaattaactctttaaaaaataaaaatcagttcCGAACGGTCCTTTTTTGTTAAAgtatgattttctattttttaaagagttaataGGCCCAGTTCTGAACAGTCCTTGGCCCTATGATTACGTACGGACCCGCTTCCTAGGACCCCCTACTCTCCAGTCTGCACACACCTCACAGTCGGAGACACAAAACCCtctagggtttagggtttgaagtttgaactccTCACCACCACCAGAAACCCTTAACCCAACGCAGACAGAAATCACCGCCATGGCACGATTCCCAAGACCCTACACACCCCGTCTTCTCTACACACTCTACTCCACCAGAGCGACGGCGTCCCAGTCTCCATCCCCAATGAGCACCCTCCTCAGCAACAACTTCCACCTCCAATTCCGCCATTTTTCGTCTGGGAACCTGGCGCGTGCTGCAAAGGAGGGAGAGGAGCCGTGGTGGAAGGAATCGATGGATCGTCTCCGCAACATCGGTATCTCGGCTCACATCGACTCCGGCAAGACCACGCTCACGGAGAGGGTCCTCTACTACACAGTCGGATCCATGAAATACACGAGGTCAGAGGGAGAGATGGGGTCGGAGCCAAAATGGACTCCATGGATTTGGAGAGGGAGAAGGGGATTACAATCCAGTCCGCCGCCACCTACTGTACGTGGAGCGGCTATCAGGTACCATGTGTTGTCCTATTATTGGCTTCGGTTCTTTTATGTTTCCTCGGTGATAAAGTGTAGAAGAAGTAGAAGGAGCTGGAAATAGATTATTAGAAGGGGTTGCTTataaatttaggaaaaataattaatcaatttCCATTTAAAAGTGCAAGAAGTGATCAAAAGATAATGTTACCATTGAAATGTGCTAATTGTACCTCGATTCCGATTCAGAATCAGTCATGACCGGTTTCTTGTGGTAACCGATAAATGAGGGAAATAAGTAGAAGGAGCTTTGGGTTCTTCAGTTTACGGCGTTATGCCATTGTTTTCAGTTGGAACCTGCCTCCTGAGAAACCacataagaagaaaaacaagaacTTGAATGCTGAGGGAATAGTGTCAGTCATTGTCAAGAATTTTGCAGATATGACTAGCGCGTCCTCAATTTGTAACAAATAGAATTAGAACCAATATAAGACAACCTTGTGGTTCAGGGTTCTGAAGCATGATATAGATCCCCCCTATGAAACATATGGATTTGAGTGGGAGGTTTTGGTACCTCGCCATGGCTGTTTATGCAAAGATTTTTTTGaatatgtacttataaaaaaaaaagatttatttgaatatgagattatgcttcaTGAGGTGTTACATGGCGTGTTCTAGATGGTGAATCCAAATTGTGAGTAGTCTCTTGTGATATTGAACCCAATGTAATTAGTGTATCCCAAGTCGTGACAACACGTCAAAGCTTGAGTCTTTATTCTTGGTGCAGTGAATAAGAGGAACACATATTAAGCAGAACTTGAATTATTGATATCTTTTTAAAGTTTGTGATTGTTATGAATTTGAATATATACCTTAAAAGCTTGGAGTGTTGTGAATTTGAACATTTACCTGGCTCATTAAGTTGCCTGCTTTGCTGGATTTCTCTTATATCCGCAATTGGAAAATTTGCAGATTAACATCATTGACACCCCTGGTCACGTTGATTTCACTATTGAGGTTGAGAGGGCTTTGCGTGTTCTTGATGGTGCCATTCTTGTCCTTTGTAGTGTTGGTGGTGTGCAAGCCAGTCGATCACTGTTGATCGGCAAATGAGAAGATATGAGGTTCCCAGGCTTGCATTCATTAACAAACTTGATCGAATGGAGCAGATCCTTGGAAGGTTCTGAACAGGTATTCTACTGAATTATGATACACCCTGAAATATcgaatttttttcttcctaacttgtaactaggtgttaTCCATATATACTTCCCGTGTATATGGATtttgcctatttacttgatcaaaaaatattttttttacttataaaaaaatcaaattttttatttcttagtttatttactgcttattgTAATGGAAGGTAAAGCATCTAATTTACAATTTCCTTGTCCACGATTTTCAGCGAAGAacctaatttaatttattttttaaaaatgtttgagagctcacttataaaaaaaatgttgagagCTCGAATACTTAGATTTATGTTGGTCAACAATCCTGTGAGAATTAGGGAAATCTGAAAGAAGTAGTTTCCCttgttttagtttgaaatttAGACAAGTTAACTGTAgatgattataaataaatccAAATGTTCAACATTGACATGCTGACCAGATTGATTTCCCTTGTAGGCAAGGTCTAAGCTCCGGCTATCACAGTGCTGCTTGCAATTCCATTGGGTTTGGAGGATGATTTTAAGGGTCTTGTTGACCTTGTGCAACAAAAAAGCATATTATTTTCATGGTTCAGTGGTCAGTTTTACTatgaatatgatattttttttctttatctttatttcaATCTTTTTGGTTCTTTGACATGGTCTTATGTTTCCAATCTTACTAatttttattgcatattgcAGTGACAAAGTTGTATTGAAGAAATTCTGCCGAT encodes:
- the LOC121238541 gene encoding LOW QUALITY PROTEIN: cell number regulator 6 (The sequence of the model RefSeq protein was modified relative to this genomic sequence to represent the inferred CDS: inserted 2 bases in 2 codons) — translated: MADGNTHPQSRYVKLTKDQAPLEEITPGELNQPIQVPQLIVHKCNECGQPLXESYQPPADEDWTTGICGCADDTESCWTGLFCPCVLFGRNVEALQEIPWTNACVCHGMCVEGGLALAAATALLHGIDPKTSFLICEGLFFGWWMCGIYTGLFRQSLQKRYHLKNSPCDPCXVHCCMHWCAICQEHREMKNHLSDNAAVAMTVVNPPPVQEMNAGEESVPSAPENGKQSNLEIQPL